In Strigops habroptila isolate Jane chromosome 4, bStrHab1.2.pri, whole genome shotgun sequence, a single genomic region encodes these proteins:
- the ISM2 gene encoding isthmin-2 isoform X2 translates to MPLIRGKVVLILGFVFLTTFLAAVRGLPVRKQRSNSPKERSSKLAEVSASSGPRSAGDEELPPSGKARGLRRSGQAGLRRHRRRGVAQQPARSPVVPQPSGAGRDENLPFMLDLQSLPGLANVDLSSQNPNIQVTIEVVDDPQAEMEMDLLKETSNDWSLTSPEWLSHKDLFWPLFWEYTDPIEEEEEEEEEDEEEEEEEEEDDNLDVGDREEEEEEEEDYTADYEEESMLSGVGGDWDQQWPRQKNWIFKDKYNYDYEDEEEWSPWSPCSITCGSGNQKRTRSCGYACTATESRTCDLPHCPDGEMVFPTKEMPFKSDNTTELFNSEVDSCEKWLNCKSDFLTKYLSKVLTDLPSCPCSYPLEAVYSAVNLRDEQQGKSFRWRDASGPKERLDIYKPTARFCLRSMLSLDSTTLAAQHCCYDEHTRLITRGKGAGVPNLISTEFSPELHYKVDMLPWILCKGDWSRYHAVRPPNNGQRCADNPAEEEYLSQLQEAKEY, encoded by the exons GTGTCTGCCTCATCCGGCCCCCGTTCGGCAGGGGACGAGGAGCTGCCGCCATCGGGCAAGGCGCGGGGCCTGAGGCGGAGCGGGCAGGCTGGCCTGCGGCGGCACAGGCGCCGAGGGGTGGCTCAGCAGCCTGCCAGGAGCCCAGTGGTGCCACAGCCCAGCGGTGCTGGCCGGGATGAGAACCTGCCCTTCATGCTGGACCTGCAGAGCTTGCCAGGGCTGGCCAACGTGGACCTGAGCTCCCAGAATCCCAACATCCAG GTGACCATCGAAGTGGTGGATGATCCTCAGGCTGAGATGGAGATGGACTTGTTGAAGGAGACAAGTAATGACTGGTCCCTGACGTCTCCTGAGTGGTTGTCTCACAAGGACCTCTTCTGGCCTCTTTTCTGGGAATACACCGACCCCattgaggaggaagaggaggaggaagaagaggatgaggaggaggaagaggaggaagaagaggatgaCAACCTGGATGTaggggacagggaggaggaagaggaggaggaggaagattaCACAGCAGACTATGAGGAGGAGTCAATGCTCAGTGGAGTGGGAGGTGACTGGGACCAGCAGTGGCCCAGGCAGAAGAACTGGATCTTTAAGGACAAATATAATTATG ACTATGAAGATGAGGAGGAGTGGAGCCCATGGTCTCCTTGCAGCATCACCTGTGGCAGTGGAAACCAGAAGAGGACCCGGTCCTGTGGCTACGCCTGCACAGCAACGGAGTCAAGGACCTGCGACCTGCCACACTGCCCTG ATGGAGAAATGGTTTTCCCCACAAAGGAGATGCCTTTCAAAAGTGACAACACCACAGAGCTCTTCAACTCAG AGGTGGACAGCTGTGAGAAGTGGCTGAACTGCAAGAGCGACTTCCTCACCAAGTACCTGAGCAAGGTGCTGACGGACCTGCCCAGCTGCCCCTGCTCCTACCCGCTGGAGGCCGTCTACAGTGCCGTCAACCTGCGGGATGAGCAGCAGGGCAAGAGCTTCCGATGGCGGGATGCCAGCGGCCCCAAGGAGCGCCTGGACATCTACAAGCCCACAGCACGCTTCTGCCTGCGCTCCATGCTCTCCCTCGACAGCACCACCCTggctgcccagcactgctgctacGATGAACACACCCGCCTCATCACCCGTGGCAAGGGGGCTGGCGTCCCCAACCTCATCAGCACCGAGTTCTCCCCAGAGCTGCACTACAAGGTGGACATGCTGCCCTGGATACTCTGCAAGGGCGACTGGAGCCGCTACCACGCCGTCCGGCCCCCCAACAACGGGCAGCGGTGTGCTGACAACCCCGCCGAGGAGGAGTACCTCTCTCAGCTGCAGGAGGCCAAGGAGTACTAG
- the ISM2 gene encoding isthmin-2 isoform X1, with translation MPLIRGKVVLILGFVFLTTFLAAVRGLPVRKQRSNSPKERSSKLAEVSASSGPRSAGDEELPPSGKARGLRRSGQAGLRRHRRRGVAQQPARSPVVPQPSGAGRDENLPFMLDLQSLPGLANVDLSSQNPNIQVTIEVVDDPQAEMEMDLLKETSNDWSLTSPEWLSHKDLFWPLFWEYTDPIEEEEEEEEEDEEEEEEEEEDDNLDVGDREEEEEEEEDYTADYEEESMLSGVGGDWDQQWPRQKNWIFKDKYNYDYEDEEEWSPWSPCSITCGSGNQKRTRSCGYACTATESRTCDLPHCPGADGEMVFPTKEMPFKSDNTTELFNSEVDSCEKWLNCKSDFLTKYLSKVLTDLPSCPCSYPLEAVYSAVNLRDEQQGKSFRWRDASGPKERLDIYKPTARFCLRSMLSLDSTTLAAQHCCYDEHTRLITRGKGAGVPNLISTEFSPELHYKVDMLPWILCKGDWSRYHAVRPPNNGQRCADNPAEEEYLSQLQEAKEY, from the exons GTGTCTGCCTCATCCGGCCCCCGTTCGGCAGGGGACGAGGAGCTGCCGCCATCGGGCAAGGCGCGGGGCCTGAGGCGGAGCGGGCAGGCTGGCCTGCGGCGGCACAGGCGCCGAGGGGTGGCTCAGCAGCCTGCCAGGAGCCCAGTGGTGCCACAGCCCAGCGGTGCTGGCCGGGATGAGAACCTGCCCTTCATGCTGGACCTGCAGAGCTTGCCAGGGCTGGCCAACGTGGACCTGAGCTCCCAGAATCCCAACATCCAG GTGACCATCGAAGTGGTGGATGATCCTCAGGCTGAGATGGAGATGGACTTGTTGAAGGAGACAAGTAATGACTGGTCCCTGACGTCTCCTGAGTGGTTGTCTCACAAGGACCTCTTCTGGCCTCTTTTCTGGGAATACACCGACCCCattgaggaggaagaggaggaggaagaagaggatgaggaggaggaagaggaggaagaagaggatgaCAACCTGGATGTaggggacagggaggaggaagaggaggaggaggaagattaCACAGCAGACTATGAGGAGGAGTCAATGCTCAGTGGAGTGGGAGGTGACTGGGACCAGCAGTGGCCCAGGCAGAAGAACTGGATCTTTAAGGACAAATATAATTATG ACTATGAAGATGAGGAGGAGTGGAGCCCATGGTCTCCTTGCAGCATCACCTGTGGCAGTGGAAACCAGAAGAGGACCCGGTCCTGTGGCTACGCCTGCACAGCAACGGAGTCAAGGACCTGCGACCTGCCACACTGCCCTG gaGCAGATGGAGAAATGGTTTTCCCCACAAAGGAGATGCCTTTCAAAAGTGACAACACCACAGAGCTCTTCAACTCAG AGGTGGACAGCTGTGAGAAGTGGCTGAACTGCAAGAGCGACTTCCTCACCAAGTACCTGAGCAAGGTGCTGACGGACCTGCCCAGCTGCCCCTGCTCCTACCCGCTGGAGGCCGTCTACAGTGCCGTCAACCTGCGGGATGAGCAGCAGGGCAAGAGCTTCCGATGGCGGGATGCCAGCGGCCCCAAGGAGCGCCTGGACATCTACAAGCCCACAGCACGCTTCTGCCTGCGCTCCATGCTCTCCCTCGACAGCACCACCCTggctgcccagcactgctgctacGATGAACACACCCGCCTCATCACCCGTGGCAAGGGGGCTGGCGTCCCCAACCTCATCAGCACCGAGTTCTCCCCAGAGCTGCACTACAAGGTGGACATGCTGCCCTGGATACTCTGCAAGGGCGACTGGAGCCGCTACCACGCCGTCCGGCCCCCCAACAACGGGCAGCGGTGTGCTGACAACCCCGCCGAGGAGGAGTACCTCTCTCAGCTGCAGGAGGCCAAGGAGTACTAG